Proteins encoded within one genomic window of Brachybacterium avium:
- a CDS encoding glycosyltransferase, which translates to MMKDKTTSGEGSMRSKVRGFVISGAVVLVLVLALLAVAATTGSAVAALVACVLGTLLIAGLCVALLTVAERVSSANDRGATQVNNLETRVAQHIESTDERLAAAEDAVADAAGHLEFAKARLLSVQRDVRTLRSRVPANFLEPVETDLRTLRATARTTMRATFEAAVQLGRDPRSILSEGQASQLFADYIKRGEYLQTRPLIEEYAVLEKQSLTTLRRIYREFRSAGYWDLAEHVISAIAGKSGREKDASALAKIQHEIQLFSQPALVTAELEDGTAYDPEGPILHMVGRVLPETQTGYTLRTQYTAVAQARRGLPVAIVGQAGITEHDVDGIEHYTHQGIDTFLLPGPARNEMLVDDWLRMNMLGLAELVQRVRPSVLHAQSDFFNALIVSAVGRKYGIPTIYESRGFWEESWLSRTIVANGWKEDAATIFSMYGMPAAYRLRKHAEEVARLLPDHVFTLAEVMRDHILDSSHGGIGADNVSIVPNAVDSANFPVQEADRALATEIGLPEGAVVVGYISSIVEYEGIDTLIDGYHLAAAQSSTPLCLLLVGDGDYLETLKQHVERHGIENVYFTGRVPHEDVLRYYGLIDLFVVPRKKSRVADLVTPLKPFEAFSTGRCVILSDVGALQEIARQSGAVESFRAGSADDLAATMTALIDDPARRQDLGEKAARWVRNHRSWDRNMNEYYRIYRKLGFEGPTNLPLESDLALDGRGINSGELLEKLATADLPALKGWFTIQEIRQSPESILETGWRFAGFDPVPVATLKDWTRFGKEHRSWGFHLHAWEFMDPLLRAFDETGCLEWLRQAVRIAVSWVGVHRDADEEDDPMAWYDMSQSLRMPRLIALALRAARVPEMRDDAIVLAQAVVWHLDELHQDRAYNPHNNHGFYTAVSQVHAAKYAWMFPDARLTAVEGGARLAQMAHSQFAEDGVHLEHSPDYHRMLLNSFELAVNDSLIEDEEVKSRVERAAHVLGWMVQPDGTLVQFGDSPETTVVKPDAQSIDPQTQYILSDGTVGERPGRELAAYHHGGYAFVRSPQPDGPGTLADSGYLAFSAAFHSRAHKHADDLNVVWYDRGQQILTDGGRFGYGDLLPADSPLRREGFYYAAPERQYIEGTMAHNTLMMDGRDQERRTREPYGSALGECLRTEEGQFDLSARVYHADYIHRRRLLYTPGSQLSFIDSVFSQSTENREGTLWFNIDGRFDLVNTEDLIEFVDPQTGVRLTIESEASSIAPVCGQEEPLRGWRSRKDGSLEPVWSVGYTFIFDTRATVATSLRLL; encoded by the coding sequence ATGATGAAGGATAAGACGACGTCCGGGGAAGGTTCGATGAGAAGCAAAGTACGTGGGTTCGTCATCTCAGGCGCTGTGGTTCTGGTTCTTGTGCTGGCTCTGCTCGCCGTGGCGGCCACCACAGGATCCGCGGTTGCGGCGCTCGTAGCCTGTGTGCTCGGGACCCTTCTGATCGCCGGCCTCTGTGTGGCGCTTCTGACCGTCGCTGAGCGTGTCTCGTCGGCGAACGACCGGGGTGCGACACAGGTCAACAATCTCGAAACGAGGGTCGCGCAGCACATCGAGTCCACCGACGAACGTCTCGCGGCCGCCGAGGACGCTGTAGCGGACGCCGCTGGCCACCTCGAGTTCGCGAAGGCGCGACTCCTCTCTGTGCAGAGGGATGTCCGGACTCTCCGCTCGCGAGTTCCGGCCAATTTCCTCGAGCCTGTCGAGACAGATCTGAGAACGCTCCGCGCCACCGCTCGAACCACGATGCGAGCCACCTTCGAGGCGGCAGTCCAGCTTGGACGAGATCCGCGTTCCATCCTGAGCGAGGGACAGGCCTCTCAGCTGTTCGCTGACTATATTAAGCGAGGCGAGTATCTCCAGACTCGCCCCCTCATCGAAGAATACGCCGTTCTCGAGAAACAGTCGTTGACCACTCTTCGTCGGATCTATCGAGAGTTTAGGTCGGCTGGCTATTGGGATCTCGCCGAGCACGTGATCTCAGCGATCGCGGGCAAGTCCGGGCGGGAGAAGGACGCCAGTGCCCTGGCGAAGATCCAGCACGAGATCCAACTGTTCTCCCAGCCCGCACTCGTCACCGCCGAGCTCGAGGACGGGACCGCCTACGACCCTGAAGGGCCGATCCTCCACATGGTCGGGCGCGTGCTGCCCGAGACGCAGACGGGGTACACGCTCCGCACGCAGTACACCGCAGTTGCGCAGGCGCGCCGCGGCCTGCCGGTAGCGATCGTCGGCCAAGCCGGCATCACCGAGCATGACGTCGACGGGATCGAGCACTACACGCACCAGGGGATCGACACCTTCCTCCTGCCGGGCCCCGCACGCAACGAAATGCTCGTCGACGACTGGCTCCGCATGAACATGCTCGGCCTCGCCGAGCTCGTGCAGCGGGTGCGACCGAGCGTGCTGCACGCGCAGTCGGACTTCTTCAATGCGCTCATCGTGAGTGCGGTGGGCCGGAAGTACGGGATTCCGACGATCTACGAATCGCGTGGGTTCTGGGAGGAGTCCTGGCTCTCCCGCACGATCGTCGCGAACGGGTGGAAAGAGGACGCCGCGACGATCTTCAGCATGTACGGCATGCCTGCGGCGTACCGTCTTCGCAAGCATGCGGAGGAGGTCGCTCGCCTGCTGCCCGATCACGTCTTCACCCTTGCCGAGGTGATGCGCGATCACATCCTCGACTCGTCACACGGAGGCATCGGCGCCGATAATGTGTCGATCGTGCCCAACGCGGTCGACTCCGCGAACTTCCCGGTGCAGGAGGCCGACAGGGCTCTGGCAACCGAGATCGGTCTCCCCGAGGGCGCCGTGGTGGTCGGCTACATCTCCTCGATCGTCGAGTACGAGGGCATCGACACGCTCATCGACGGGTATCACCTCGCTGCAGCGCAGTCGAGCACGCCGCTCTGCCTGCTGCTGGTGGGTGATGGAGACTATCTCGAGACGCTCAAACAGCATGTGGAGCGTCACGGCATTGAGAACGTCTACTTCACCGGGCGCGTGCCGCATGAGGACGTGCTCCGTTACTACGGTCTCATCGATCTTTTCGTGGTTCCCCGGAAGAAATCGCGGGTAGCGGACCTCGTGACGCCGTTGAAGCCCTTCGAGGCCTTCTCCACCGGGCGCTGCGTGATCCTCTCAGACGTCGGCGCGCTGCAGGAGATCGCCCGGCAGTCCGGAGCAGTGGAATCCTTCCGCGCCGGCTCTGCAGATGATCTCGCGGCGACGATGACTGCGCTGATCGACGACCCCGCACGGCGCCAAGATCTCGGCGAAAAGGCTGCGCGATGGGTCCGCAACCATCGTTCCTGGGACCGGAACATGAACGAGTACTACCGCATCTATCGGAAGCTCGGCTTCGAAGGGCCAACTAACCTCCCCCTGGAGTCCGACCTCGCCCTCGATGGGCGGGGAATCAACTCCGGCGAACTGCTTGAGAAGCTCGCCACCGCAGACCTCCCCGCGCTCAAGGGGTGGTTCACCATCCAGGAGATCCGGCAGAGCCCGGAGTCGATCCTGGAGACTGGGTGGCGCTTCGCGGGCTTCGACCCAGTGCCCGTCGCGACCCTCAAGGACTGGACTCGCTTTGGCAAGGAGCATCGCTCCTGGGGCTTCCATCTGCACGCGTGGGAGTTCATGGATCCGCTGCTACGGGCCTTCGACGAGACCGGGTGCCTCGAGTGGTTGCGTCAGGCCGTGAGGATCGCCGTGTCGTGGGTCGGGGTCCACCGCGATGCAGACGAGGAGGACGATCCGATGGCTTGGTACGACATGTCGCAATCCTTGCGCATGCCACGGCTGATCGCTCTGGCGCTGCGGGCTGCCCGCGTCCCCGAGATGCGTGATGACGCGATCGTCCTGGCCCAGGCCGTCGTCTGGCATCTGGATGAACTCCACCAGGACCGCGCCTACAATCCCCACAACAACCACGGCTTCTATACCGCGGTCTCCCAGGTGCATGCGGCGAAGTACGCATGGATGTTCCCGGATGCGAGGCTGACGGCGGTCGAGGGCGGCGCCCGTCTCGCGCAGATGGCACACTCCCAGTTCGCGGAGGACGGCGTCCATCTGGAGCACTCGCCGGACTACCATCGAATGCTCTTGAACTCCTTTGAACTGGCGGTCAACGACTCACTCATCGAAGACGAGGAGGTCAAGAGCCGTGTGGAACGCGCCGCGCACGTGCTCGGCTGGATGGTCCAGCCCGACGGCACTCTCGTGCAGTTCGGAGATTCTCCCGAGACGACGGTGGTGAAGCCCGATGCGCAGTCGATCGACCCGCAGACCCAATATATTCTCTCCGACGGGACCGTCGGTGAGCGGCCCGGACGGGAGCTGGCTGCGTACCACCACGGCGGGTACGCCTTTGTCCGCTCCCCACAGCCGGATGGCCCCGGAACACTCGCCGACAGCGGGTACCTCGCCTTCAGTGCGGCCTTCCACTCGCGCGCGCACAAGCACGCAGACGACCTCAACGTGGTCTGGTATGACAGGGGGCAGCAAATCCTCACCGACGGCGGGCGCTTCGGGTACGGCGATCTGCTGCCTGCAGATTCGCCGCTGCGTCGCGAAGGTTTCTACTACGCCGCGCCCGAGCGTCAGTACATCGAAGGCACGATGGCCCACAACACACTGATGATGGACGGTCGGGACCAGGAACGGCGCACCCGGGAACCATACGGAAGCGCTCTCGGAGAGTGCTTGCGCACCGAAGAGGGCCAGTTCGATCTCTCTGCGCGGGTCTATCACGCCGATTACATTCATCGACGGCGTTTACTTTATACACCTGGTAGCCAACTATCCTTCATTGATTCGGTGTTTTCCCAATCCACCGAAAATCGGGAAGGCACTTTGTGGTTTAACATCGATGGTCGTTTTGATCTCGTCAACACAGAGGATTTGATCGAATTCGTGGATCCACAGACTGGTGTTCGATTAACGATCGAGAGCGAAGCTTCTTCTATTGCGCCAGTGTGCGGCCAGGAGGAGCCTCTCCGAGGATGGCG
- the wecB gene encoding non-hydrolyzing UDP-N-acetylglucosamine 2-epimerase gives MPKNVMTIYGTRPEAIKVAPIIKAIEKSHDLVNTIVVTGQHREMLDQVNMMFGIVPDHDLNIMSAGQSLNGIVAKVISGVDAALEQEKPDAVLVQGDTSTVMGAAVAAFNRQIPVIHLEAGLRSGDINSPFPEEANRKLTSQIAALHLAPTSTSKANLTREDISENDIVVTGNSVIDTLLFATSHLEVPFDDPRLQALQQAKADGGVDKILLVTAHRRENLGSAMEDIGNAVADLARKYPALTIVFPIHKNPKVRSAIAPAVENLGNVLLIEPLAYAQFTRALSLADIVLTDSGGVQEEAPSLGKPVLVMRENTERPEAVVAGTVKLIGTRRQRLIDEVSLLLDSREAYGAMANAVNPYGDGDAARRTIEAIRWKFDGAKQPEDFVGEPA, from the coding sequence ATGCCCAAGAACGTCATGACGATCTACGGCACCCGACCCGAGGCGATCAAGGTCGCCCCAATTATCAAGGCGATCGAGAAGTCACATGATCTGGTGAACACCATCGTGGTCACCGGCCAGCACCGCGAGATGCTGGATCAGGTCAACATGATGTTCGGGATCGTCCCCGATCATGATCTGAACATCATGAGCGCGGGGCAGAGCCTCAACGGCATCGTCGCGAAGGTGATCTCCGGGGTCGACGCGGCCCTGGAGCAGGAGAAGCCCGATGCGGTGCTCGTCCAGGGCGACACGTCGACGGTCATGGGCGCCGCCGTGGCGGCCTTCAACCGCCAGATCCCGGTCATCCATCTCGAAGCAGGACTGCGCTCGGGCGATATCAACTCGCCCTTTCCCGAGGAGGCGAACCGTAAGCTCACCAGCCAGATTGCGGCTCTTCACCTGGCGCCCACGTCGACCAGCAAGGCGAATCTGACCCGGGAGGACATCAGCGAGAACGACATCGTCGTCACGGGCAACAGCGTGATCGACACGCTCCTCTTCGCCACCTCCCACCTCGAGGTGCCCTTCGACGATCCGCGCCTTCAAGCGCTGCAGCAGGCGAAGGCGGACGGCGGTGTGGACAAGATCCTCCTGGTCACCGCGCACCGCCGGGAGAACCTGGGTTCTGCCATGGAGGACATCGGCAATGCAGTTGCCGATCTGGCCCGGAAGTACCCGGCTCTGACTATCGTCTTTCCGATCCACAAGAATCCGAAGGTCCGCTCTGCGATCGCTCCTGCGGTCGAGAATCTCGGGAACGTCTTGCTCATCGAGCCGCTCGCCTACGCGCAGTTCACCCGCGCGCTCAGCCTCGCCGACATCGTGCTCACCGACTCTGGCGGGGTGCAGGAGGAGGCCCCGAGCCTCGGTAAGCCGGTGCTCGTGATGCGCGAGAACACTGAACGACCGGAAGCAGTGGTGGCCGGCACCGTGAAGCTCATCGGCACCCGCCGCCAGCGCCTCATCGATGAAGTGTCGTTGCTCCTCGATTCCCGGGAGGCCTACGGCGCGATGGCGAATGCGGTGAACCCGTACGGCGATGGAGACGCTGCGCGCAGAACCATCGAGGCGATCCGCTGGAAGTTCGACGGCGCAAAGCAGCCCGAGGATTTCGTCGGGGAGCCGGCCTGA
- a CDS encoding ABC transporter ATP-binding protein: MPNSAESEETERWVAPEESPLTVVAENLRVRYKVVRTERTPRKGLAGKLRGKRKVSVGALRGISLTARSGEFIGIIGRNGSGKSTLLRVLAGLEPPSSGTVMTSAAPMLLGVNAALIPDLTGAQNITLGALAMGLSPQQAEEVFDDVVELSALGDAIDLPMRTYSSGMGSRLKFAISLAADPSILMIDEALSTGDATFAERSKKATDSMLERAGTVFLVNHAAQTIETMCSRAIWMERGQVVLDGDAVEVARKYRWFAHNLAQGEEEKAAGLLRDAIEEGAEQRRSEQLFPASGEDPGPAPAGTRPETLDFEPDPFSRVFDRSRHPPRKTFPPNVHPDQTA; encoded by the coding sequence GTGCCGAACAGCGCTGAGAGCGAAGAGACCGAACGCTGGGTCGCTCCGGAGGAGTCGCCGCTGACCGTCGTGGCCGAGAACCTGAGGGTGCGGTACAAGGTGGTGCGAACAGAACGTACGCCTCGGAAAGGTCTGGCCGGCAAACTCCGCGGCAAGCGGAAGGTCTCAGTCGGCGCGCTGCGCGGAATCTCCCTCACCGCGCGCTCCGGTGAGTTCATCGGCATTATCGGGCGCAACGGCTCGGGGAAGTCGACGCTGCTGCGGGTCCTCGCCGGGCTCGAGCCGCCCAGCTCCGGCACGGTGATGACGTCAGCGGCCCCGATGCTCCTCGGCGTCAATGCCGCGCTGATCCCGGACCTCACGGGCGCGCAGAACATCACGCTCGGGGCCCTCGCCATGGGCCTCAGTCCGCAGCAGGCCGAGGAGGTGTTCGATGACGTCGTGGAGCTCTCCGCATTGGGGGACGCGATCGATCTTCCGATGCGCACGTACTCCTCCGGCATGGGATCGCGACTGAAGTTCGCGATCTCCCTTGCGGCGGATCCGTCGATCCTGATGATCGACGAGGCGCTCTCCACCGGCGATGCCACCTTCGCCGAACGCTCGAAGAAGGCGACGGACTCCATGCTCGAGCGAGCCGGCACCGTCTTCCTGGTCAACCACGCGGCCCAGACGATCGAGACCATGTGCTCCCGCGCCATCTGGATGGAACGCGGGCAGGTGGTGCTCGACGGCGACGCCGTGGAGGTGGCCCGCAAGTACCGATGGTTCGCCCACAACCTCGCCCAGGGCGAGGAGGAGAAGGCCGCAGGGCTGCTCCGCGATGCGATCGAAGAAGGTGCTGAACAGCGTCGCTCGGAGCAGCTCTTCCCCGCCTCCGGCGAGGATCCGGGACCGGCCCCGGCCGGCACTCGCCCCGAGACGCTCGACTTCGAGCCCGATCCGTTCAGCCGCGTCTTCGACCGATCCCGTCACCCACCCCGCAAGACCTTCCCTCCGAACGTCCACCCGGACCAGACAGCCTGA
- a CDS encoding ABC transporter permease — protein sequence MAEEAKATATLVQALRDRGLDPSGLTPTGVRPSLAEYLGAIWERRHFIWMDAGHRVATSNSRNLLGRFWLVLRPMLEAAMYYVIFAVILGVDRGMENFPAFIIIGVLMFRSTMRAITSSPGLLSSNRAMIRAFVFPRAALAVSAQLRESMQMVYTTITVVVMIVVVPYHEFPEFTWLLVPVIFAFQFFLNLGISLVLARIGFIFPDTSNFMALTGRLFMYGSGVIFPIDRFVENNPLIATLIQANPIYHMLAMYREVLMDGTVPALEHWMILGAWAIGLTLFGLLFFWQGEETYGAEQR from the coding sequence GTGGCTGAGGAAGCGAAGGCGACGGCCACCCTGGTGCAGGCGCTCCGTGACCGTGGGCTGGATCCGTCCGGGCTCACACCGACCGGCGTGCGTCCGTCGCTTGCAGAGTATCTCGGCGCGATCTGGGAACGGCGCCATTTCATCTGGATGGATGCCGGGCATCGGGTAGCGACCTCGAACAGCCGGAATCTGCTGGGCAGGTTCTGGCTGGTGTTGCGGCCGATGCTGGAAGCGGCGATGTACTACGTCATCTTCGCGGTGATCCTCGGGGTCGACCGCGGAATGGAGAACTTCCCGGCCTTCATCATCATCGGCGTCCTGATGTTCCGCTCCACGATGCGCGCGATCACCTCCAGTCCCGGACTTCTCTCCTCGAACAGAGCGATGATCAGGGCATTCGTGTTCCCTCGGGCTGCGCTGGCGGTGTCGGCCCAGCTTCGCGAGTCGATGCAGATGGTGTACACGACCATCACCGTGGTCGTCATGATCGTCGTGGTGCCGTATCACGAGTTCCCCGAGTTCACGTGGCTGCTGGTGCCAGTCATCTTCGCGTTCCAGTTCTTCCTGAACCTCGGGATCTCGCTCGTCCTGGCACGGATCGGCTTTATCTTCCCGGACACGTCCAACTTCATGGCGCTGACCGGACGCCTGTTCATGTACGGCTCCGGTGTGATCTTCCCGATCGACAGGTTCGTCGAGAACAACCCGCTTATCGCAACACTCATCCAGGCCAACCCGATCTATCACATGCTGGCGATGTATCGAGAGGTGCTCATGGACGGCACCGTGCCCGCGCTCGAGCACTGGATGATCCTCGGGGCCTGGGCAATAGGCCTGACTCTCTTCGGACTGCTGTTCTTCTGGCAGGGAGAGGAGACCTACGGTGCCGAACAGCGCTGA
- a CDS encoding glycosyltransferase, translating into MAGDEPSAHREVAKASHSGSRMGGEVAVLLGRYELLAKTSPPHTRARAAWARGNLSHALRILHSADRGDTWYAQRLQSELRLLRPDYRLPVPRGAWSAAIPAEGEKLRVLHLLTNSLPHTQSGYSLRTHRILTALRDQGIESVALTRTGYPVMVGVPTAADEDTIDGIRYVRTLPAWLPLTQEGRLEEQVARALELVEEFRPHVLHATTNYYNALVAQAVSTATGIPWVFEVRGMMEKTWIALHTSPQSRQEALTSEKVRLVAAREGALAASASAVVTLSDLMRTELMGREVLGRAVTVVPNGVEEALLARRRTPAEARSALGIVEEGAFLVGAVSALVEYEGLDVLLRAVAQLLGDPSVPSELRERLRVMIAGDGEAAPSLRALAEELGIADRVIMPGRVSRHIAPDWVQALDVVAVPRLDVDVARTVTPQKPIEAMALRRPVIISDLPALRETATRADGVLCALTHEAGSVEELARAIQALAADPSRASALVEQGLGAAAERTWPALVRRYRAMYADVITQGESARG; encoded by the coding sequence ATGGCGGGAGATGAGCCCTCAGCCCACCGCGAGGTGGCGAAGGCGTCGCACTCCGGATCCCGGATGGGAGGTGAGGTGGCGGTGCTGCTCGGTCGCTATGAGCTGCTGGCCAAGACCTCACCCCCGCATACCCGCGCCCGCGCGGCGTGGGCGCGCGGGAATCTGTCGCATGCGCTGCGTATTCTGCACTCCGCCGACCGCGGAGACACGTGGTACGCACAGCGTCTGCAGAGCGAGCTCAGGTTGCTGCGTCCGGACTACCGCTTGCCCGTGCCGCGCGGGGCCTGGTCCGCAGCGATCCCAGCGGAGGGCGAAAAGCTTCGTGTCCTCCATCTCCTGACGAACTCCCTGCCGCACACGCAGTCCGGGTACTCGTTGCGGACCCATCGAATCCTCACGGCACTGCGAGACCAGGGCATCGAGTCCGTCGCGCTGACACGGACCGGGTACCCGGTCATGGTGGGGGTGCCCACCGCTGCGGACGAGGACACCATCGATGGCATCCGCTACGTGCGGACACTGCCCGCATGGCTGCCACTGACACAGGAAGGCCGCCTGGAAGAGCAGGTCGCACGGGCACTGGAGCTCGTGGAGGAGTTCCGCCCCCATGTCCTCCACGCCACCACGAACTATTACAACGCCTTGGTCGCGCAGGCGGTCTCCACGGCGACGGGCATCCCCTGGGTGTTCGAGGTCCGCGGAATGATGGAGAAGACCTGGATCGCGCTGCACACCTCGCCGCAGAGCCGACAGGAGGCGCTGACCTCGGAGAAGGTGCGGTTGGTCGCAGCGCGCGAGGGGGCGCTGGCCGCCTCCGCGAGTGCGGTCGTCACCCTGAGCGACCTGATGAGGACGGAGCTCATGGGCCGGGAAGTCCTCGGCCGCGCGGTCACCGTGGTGCCCAACGGCGTCGAGGAAGCGCTGCTGGCCCGTCGCCGGACCCCGGCCGAGGCGCGCTCGGCGCTCGGGATCGTCGAGGAGGGCGCGTTCCTCGTCGGCGCGGTCAGCGCGCTCGTCGAGTACGAGGGGCTGGATGTGCTACTGCGTGCGGTCGCCCAGCTCCTCGGCGATCCGTCCGTGCCCTCAGAGCTGCGCGAACGGCTGCGCGTGATGATCGCCGGGGACGGCGAGGCCGCACCCAGCCTCCGCGCCCTTGCCGAGGAACTCGGCATTGCAGACCGGGTGATCATGCCGGGAAGGGTGTCTCGGCACATCGCGCCCGACTGGGTGCAGGCACTGGACGTCGTCGCGGTTCCTCGTCTTGACGTGGACGTAGCGCGTACAGTGACACCGCAGAAACCGATCGAGGCGATGGCACTGCGCCGGCCAGTGATCATCTCGGATCTTCCGGCTCTGCGGGAGACCGCCACTCGGGCGGACGGTGTGCTGTGCGCTCTCACGCACGAGGCCGGGTCAGTCGAGGAACTGGCCAGGGCGATCCAAGCTCTGGCCGCGGATCCCTCGCGCGCGAGCGCGCTGGTCGAACAGGGCCTCGGAGCGGCGGCGGAGCGCACGTGGCCGGCGCTGGTTCGCCGCTACAGGGCGATGTATGCCGATGTCATCACACAGGGGGAGAGCGCACGTGGCTGA
- a CDS encoding alpha-L-fucosidase, protein MAAHDFTADNLEAAGALGGSPDPGYIRPEAPRTLAALEHWQDLKVGVIIHWGLYSAIGQGGSWSLHRERLGDFTDPPADFTGTDAEYHDWYYDQRRTFHGKEFDPQDWARSCAEAGMRYLVFTTKHHDGFAMYDTAYSNLKSTAEDSALGRDIFGETVEAFQGAGLETGAYFSKADWAHPGYWDRALPVTDRFHNFDIAERPRAWEQFVEFTHAQIDELLTRYGKMNVLWLDAGWVREPVEPIDIDRIADRARELQPDILVVDREVHGPHENYRTPEQTLPEDDPGHPWESCITMTRSWCSLERDDPAKPIEEILGNLLKIVSRGGNYLIGIGPDAEGRMSSSVRERLEEFGSWMQVCGEGIYGTRGASEVSGVAGGGLEWFHTRKDSTLYAFALLQDGPLTHGERSRADGDESAAVTLTLPAGAKTARLLGGEELAIRADADSNPTVMLAESPTAHAVGLAVEL, encoded by the coding sequence ATGGCAGCACACGATTTCACCGCCGACAACCTCGAGGCGGCCGGCGCCCTGGGCGGCTCCCCGGACCCCGGCTATATCCGCCCCGAGGCTCCGCGTACGCTGGCCGCGCTCGAGCACTGGCAGGACCTCAAGGTGGGCGTGATCATCCACTGGGGCCTCTACTCCGCGATCGGACAGGGCGGGTCCTGGTCCCTGCACCGCGAGCGCCTGGGTGACTTCACCGATCCGCCGGCCGACTTCACCGGGACCGACGCCGAGTACCACGACTGGTACTACGACCAGCGGCGCACCTTCCACGGCAAGGAGTTCGACCCGCAGGACTGGGCCCGCTCCTGCGCCGAGGCAGGGATGCGCTACCTGGTGTTCACCACCAAGCACCACGACGGCTTCGCCATGTACGACACCGCCTACTCGAACCTGAAGTCGACCGCGGAGGACAGCGCGCTGGGCCGCGACATCTTCGGCGAGACGGTCGAGGCGTTCCAGGGCGCAGGACTGGAGACCGGCGCCTACTTTTCCAAAGCGGACTGGGCCCACCCCGGGTACTGGGACCGCGCACTGCCGGTGACCGATCGCTTCCACAACTTCGACATCGCCGAGCGCCCCCGCGCCTGGGAGCAGTTCGTGGAGTTCACCCACGCCCAGATCGACGAGCTGCTGACCCGCTACGGCAAGATGAACGTGCTGTGGCTGGACGCCGGATGGGTGCGCGAGCCGGTCGAACCGATCGACATCGACCGCATCGCGGATCGGGCCCGGGAGCTGCAGCCCGACATCCTGGTGGTGGACCGTGAGGTGCACGGCCCCCACGAGAACTACCGCACCCCGGAGCAGACCCTGCCCGAGGACGACCCCGGCCATCCCTGGGAATCCTGCATCACCATGACCCGGTCCTGGTGCTCCCTGGAGCGCGACGATCCCGCCAAGCCCATCGAGGAGATCCTCGGGAACCTGCTGAAGATCGTCTCCCGCGGCGGCAACTACCTGATCGGCATCGGCCCCGACGCCGAGGGGCGGATGTCCAGCTCCGTGCGAGAGCGGCTCGAGGAGTTCGGCAGCTGGATGCAGGTATGCGGGGAAGGCATCTACGGCACCCGCGGCGCGTCGGAGGTGTCCGGGGTCGCGGGCGGCGGGCTCGAGTGGTTCCACACCCGGAAGGACTCGACGCTGTACGCCTTCGCGCTGCTTCAGGACGGGCCGCTGACGCACGGGGAGCGCTCCCGTGCGGACGGCGATGAGTCCGCTGCCGTGACGCTCACGCTCCCGGCCGGCGCGAAGACAGCGCGTCTGCTCGGTGGGGAAGAGCTCGCGATCCGCGCCGACGCCGACAGCAACCCCACGGTCATGCTGGCCGAGTCGCCGACCGCGCATGCGGTGGGCCTGGCCGTTGAACTCTGA
- a CDS encoding ABC transporter permease subunit — MARAPGPPSTGASETQRFGKIFLPQVKGSLVVVGLTAFIFAWQDFLWPLLVIQSDDNMTMMLGISRLEGSFGTDYRVVLAGAITAMLPVVITFFFTQRYFFRGIEEGGLKF, encoded by the coding sequence GTGGCGAGAGCGCCGGGCCCTCCCTCGACCGGCGCGAGCGAGACGCAGCGCTTCGGGAAGATCTTCCTGCCGCAGGTCAAGGGTTCGCTCGTGGTGGTGGGCCTGACGGCGTTCATCTTCGCCTGGCAGGATTTCCTGTGGCCGCTGCTGGTGATCCAGTCCGATGACAACATGACCATGATGCTGGGCATCTCCCGGCTCGAGGGCTCCTTCGGCACCGACTACCGGGTGGTGCTGGCCGGCGCGATCACTGCGATGCTGCCGGTCGTGATCACCTTCTTCTTCACCCAACGCTACTTCTTCCGCGGCATCGAAGAGGGAGGACTGAAGTTCTGA
- a CDS encoding DUF6338 family protein — MIPDSVETVAAFLLLIAPGYVWQTRAAKYLPELKASALREATRIVFASLIPSILAALLVLTLLRDQLPVLRADPDPLHVVIASITISAVACLFAYLGALFHFRKERRWASQISGGSALYKALTQYPENSKVAQVLVTARLKDGTVWRGAHMAHDVEAEVPFRTLFLAPPLVRRNATTGTVAEYGTGNYVVIPLDQVSSLQLKYRSGKESGKAEAAAS; from the coding sequence ATGATCCCCGACAGTGTGGAGACGGTCGCGGCCTTCCTCCTCCTCATCGCCCCCGGTTACGTCTGGCAGACGAGGGCCGCGAAGTATCTCCCCGAGCTGAAGGCCTCGGCCCTGCGGGAAGCGACGCGGATCGTCTTCGCTTCACTGATCCCCAGCATTCTCGCCGCGCTTCTGGTGCTCACTCTGCTCAGGGACCAGCTCCCGGTGCTCCGTGCAGACCCCGATCCCCTTCACGTGGTCATCGCCAGCATCACCATCAGCGCTGTCGCGTGTCTCTTCGCGTATCTCGGAGCCCTGTTCCATTTCCGCAAGGAACGCCGATGGGCAAGCCAGATCAGCGGTGGCTCCGCCCTGTACAAGGCCCTGACGCAGTACCCGGAGAACTCGAAGGTCGCCCAGGTGCTGGTCACCGCCCGCCTCAAGGACGGCACCGTCTGGCGCGGTGCACACATGGCCCACGACGTCGAGGCTGAGGTCCCGTTCAGAACGCTCTTCCTGGCCCCACCTCTCGTCCGCAGGAACGCCACCACGGGCACCGTCGCCGAGTACGGGACGGGGAACTACGTCGTGATACCGCTGGACCAGGTGAGCTCACTGCAGCTGAAGTACCGCTCGGGGAAGGAGTCCGGGAAGGCAGAGGCTGCCGCGAGCTGA